One genomic segment of Balaenoptera musculus isolate JJ_BM4_2016_0621 chromosome 11, mBalMus1.pri.v3, whole genome shotgun sequence includes these proteins:
- the THOC7 gene encoding THO complex subunit 7 homolog isoform X3 — protein sequence MLSTLSQCEFSMGKTLLVYDMNLREMENYEKIYKEIECSIAGAHEKIAECKKQILQAKRIRKNRQEYDALAKVIQRHPDRHETLKELEALGKELEHLSHIKESVEDKLELRRKQFHVLLSTIHELQQTLENDEKLSEVEEAQETSMETDPKP from the exons ATGCTGAGCACACTGTCCCAATGTGAATTTTCAATGGGCAAAACTTTGCTGGTGTATGATATGAatctcagagaaatggaaaattatgaaaaaatttacaaagaaatag AATGTAGCATTGCTGGAGCACATGAAAAAATTGCTGAGTGCAAAAAGCAAATTCTTCAAGCAAAACGAATACGAAAAAATCGCCAAG aATATGATGCATTGGCAAAAGTGATCCAGCGTCATCCAGACAGGCATGAGACGTTAAA ggaaCTAGAGGCTCTGGGAAAAGAATTAGAGCATCTTTCACATATTAAAGAAAGTGTTGAAGATAAG CTAGAATTGAGAAGGAAACAGTTTCATGTTCTTCTTAGTACCATCCATGAACTTCAGCAAACACTGGAAA ATGATGAAAAGCTCTCAGAGGTAGAAGAAGCTCAAGAAACAAGCATGGAAACTGATCCTAAACCATAG
- the THOC7 gene encoding THO complex subunit 7 homolog isoform X1 — protein MLILTVRSQNCYFLKADEVIRKRLLIDGDGAGDDRRINLLVKSFIKWCNSGSQEEGYSQYQRMLSTLSQCEFSMGKTLLVYDMNLREMENYEKIYKEIECSIAGAHEKIAECKKQILQAKRIRKNRQEYDALAKVIQRHPDRHETLKELEALGKELEHLSHIKESVEDKLELRRKQFHVLLSTIHELQQTLENDEKLSEVEEAQETSMETDPKP, from the exons ATGCTGATCCTCACTGTTAGATCACAGAATTGCTATTTCTTGAAAGCAG ACGAAGTCATACGGAAGCGTCTCCTAATTGATGGAGATGGCGCTGGAGATGATCGGAGAATTAATCTACTAGTGAAAAGTTTCATTAAATGGTGCAACTCTGGATCCCAGGAAGAGGG ATACAGCCAGTACCAACGTATGCTGAGCACACTGTCCCAATGTGAATTTTCAATGGGCAAAACTTTGCTGGTGTATGATATGAatctcagagaaatggaaaattatgaaaaaatttacaaagaaatag AATGTAGCATTGCTGGAGCACATGAAAAAATTGCTGAGTGCAAAAAGCAAATTCTTCAAGCAAAACGAATACGAAAAAATCGCCAAG aATATGATGCATTGGCAAAAGTGATCCAGCGTCATCCAGACAGGCATGAGACGTTAAA ggaaCTAGAGGCTCTGGGAAAAGAATTAGAGCATCTTTCACATATTAAAGAAAGTGTTGAAGATAAG CTAGAATTGAGAAGGAAACAGTTTCATGTTCTTCTTAGTACCATCCATGAACTTCAGCAAACACTGGAAA ATGATGAAAAGCTCTCAGAGGTAGAAGAAGCTCAAGAAACAAGCATGGAAACTGATCCTAAACCATAG
- the THOC7 gene encoding THO complex subunit 7 homolog isoform X2, with the protein MGAVTDDEVIRKRLLIDGDGAGDDRRINLLVKSFIKWCNSGSQEEGYSQYQRMLSTLSQCEFSMGKTLLVYDMNLREMENYEKIYKEIECSIAGAHEKIAECKKQILQAKRIRKNRQEYDALAKVIQRHPDRHETLKELEALGKELEHLSHIKESVEDKLELRRKQFHVLLSTIHELQQTLENDEKLSEVEEAQETSMETDPKP; encoded by the exons ATGGGAGCCGTGACTGACG ACGAAGTCATACGGAAGCGTCTCCTAATTGATGGAGATGGCGCTGGAGATGATCGGAGAATTAATCTACTAGTGAAAAGTTTCATTAAATGGTGCAACTCTGGATCCCAGGAAGAGGG ATACAGCCAGTACCAACGTATGCTGAGCACACTGTCCCAATGTGAATTTTCAATGGGCAAAACTTTGCTGGTGTATGATATGAatctcagagaaatggaaaattatgaaaaaatttacaaagaaatag AATGTAGCATTGCTGGAGCACATGAAAAAATTGCTGAGTGCAAAAAGCAAATTCTTCAAGCAAAACGAATACGAAAAAATCGCCAAG aATATGATGCATTGGCAAAAGTGATCCAGCGTCATCCAGACAGGCATGAGACGTTAAA ggaaCTAGAGGCTCTGGGAAAAGAATTAGAGCATCTTTCACATATTAAAGAAAGTGTTGAAGATAAG CTAGAATTGAGAAGGAAACAGTTTCATGTTCTTCTTAGTACCATCCATGAACTTCAGCAAACACTGGAAA ATGATGAAAAGCTCTCAGAGGTAGAAGAAGCTCAAGAAACAAGCATGGAAACTGATCCTAAACCATAG